One genomic window of Salvia miltiorrhiza cultivar Shanhuang (shh) chromosome 4, IMPLAD_Smil_shh, whole genome shotgun sequence includes the following:
- the LOC131020479 gene encoding aluminum-activated malate transporter 8-like — protein MEMNSQNQEKSHMASFPAKLKSNTAEFINKIKKIGEEDPRRIIHSAKVGLALTLVSFFYYFRPLYDGFGQAGMWAILTVVVVFEFTVGGTLSKCINRGCATLLAGALGVGAEYLASVCGEKGEPVVLGLMVFSLAAVSTFTRFFPNVKRKYDYGVLIFILTFSLVAVSGYRVGQILELAHQRLSTILIGGATCMIISIFFCPVWAGQDLHYLVAANIEKLAAFLQGFGGELLTFSGDESIKDSGAKNVEKSFLKGYKNVLNSKATEESLANFAWWEPPHGKFKFNHPWKQYLRIGGLSRECACLMESLNAYTNSKSLKTATSEFQIRIRQSCVEMSTESGKALNEIATAIKKMRQPPQSAETHAQKAKSAADRLKTMLHNSSLPSKPDLQEMVPLLVIASVLIDIINCVDEIALSVRELSRKARFKNPKSIAEKQAPPQQQILHRGIVSPVDGDHVVVEIQPPAADLPEKKLAPRRDTISI, from the exons atgGAGATGAACTCACAAAACCAAGAGAAATCTCACATGGCCTCCTTTCCTGCAAAACTCAAATCAAACACAGCCGAATTCATcaacaaaattaagaaaattggAGAGGAAGATCCAAGAAGGATCATACACTCCGCCAAAGTCGGATTGGCTTTGACATTGGTCTCCTTCTTCTATTACTTCAGACCCCTCTATGACGGCTTCGGACAGGCTGGAATGTGGGCAATCTTAACTGTTGTCGTTGTCTTTGAGTTCACTGTCG GCGGAACCCTATCAAAATGCATCAACCGAGGCTGCGCAACGCTGCTTGCCGGCGCTTTGGGTGTCGGAGCCGAGTATTTGGCCAGTGTCTGCGGCGAGAAAGGCGAGCCTGTCGTGCTCGGACTCATGGTTTTCTCTTTAG CTGCGGTTTCTACGTTTACGCGGTTTTTTCCGAATGTGAAGAGGAAGTACGATTACGGAGTGTTGATATTTATACTGACTTTCAGCCTGGTGGCGGTGTCGGGTTACCGGGTGGGGCAGATATTGGAGCTGGCCCATCAGAGGCTCTCCACCATTCTCATAGGCGGGGCCACTTGTATGATCATATCCATATTCTTCTGCCCGGTTTGGGCGGGTCAGGATTTGCACTATCTGGTCGCTGCAAATATTGAAAAGCTTGCTGCTTTTTTACAAG GATTTGGAGGTGAGCTTCTAACGTTTTCTGGGGATGAAAGCATCAAGGATTCAGGCGCCAAGAATGTCGAGAAATCGTTTCTCAAAGGCTACAAAAACGTGCTTAATTCTAAGGCCACAGAGGAATCGTTG GCTAATTTTGCATGGTGGGAGCCACCTCACGGTAAATTCAAGTTCAACCATCCATGGAAACAATACTTAAGGATCGGAGGCCTGAGTAGGGAATGTGCATGCCTCATGGAATCACTAAATGCATACACAAATTCTAAATCTCTTAAAACGGCGACCTCAGAATTCCAAATCAGAATCCGACAGTCATGCGTCGAAATGAGCACAGAATCCGGCAAGGCCCTTAATGAAATCGCCACCGCAATCAAGAAAATGAGGCAGCCGCCGCAATCCGCGGAAACCCACGCGCAGAAAGCCAAATCGGCAGCCGATCGACTGAAAACCATGCTCCACAACTCGTCGCTGCCGTCGAAGCCGGATTTGCAGGAGATGGTGCCGCTACTCGTCATCGCTTCCGTACTCATCGACATCATTAACTGCGTTGACGAAATCGCTCTCTCGGTTCGCGAACTTTCCCGAAAAGCGCGTTTCAAGAATCCGAAGTCAATTGCCGAGAAGCAGGCGCCGCCGCAGCAGCAGATTCTTCACCGTGGAATCGTCAGCCCCGTCGACGGTGATCATGTGGTTGTTGAGATTCAGCCGCCCGCCGCCGACTTGCCGGAGAAGAAACTCGCGCCTCGGAGAGATACAATTAGtatataa